Proteins from a genomic interval of Fodinicurvata sediminis DSM 21159:
- a CDS encoding hemerythrin domain-containing protein: MDIFEAIELDHQEIRRLIHRLKGLEENDRTNQEKAFEELKELLLLHHEAEERTFFHALLDDRKARHEGMHALQEHGEHKKVLEQMDDMRPGSDNWWERFDELEHDILHHLEEEEEDIFPLARKVFSKQEAEDLGTRIGQVKGGLNAQT, from the coding sequence TTGGATATCTTTGAAGCCATTGAACTGGATCACCAGGAAATCCGCCGCCTGATACATCGCCTCAAGGGCCTGGAGGAGAATGACCGCACGAACCAGGAAAAGGCCTTCGAGGAGCTCAAGGAGCTGTTGCTCCTTCATCACGAAGCTGAAGAACGCACATTCTTCCATGCCCTTCTCGACGACAGAAAAGCCCGGCACGAAGGCATGCACGCCCTGCAGGAGCACGGCGAGCACAAGAAAGTCCTGGAACAGATGGATGACATGCGTCCGGGCAGCGACAACTGGTGGGAACGCTTTGACGAACTCGAACACGATATTCTACACCACCTGGAAGAGGAGGAAGAGGATATCTTTCCGCTCGCGCGCAAGGTCTTCTCGAAACAGGAAGCCGAGGATCTCGGAACCCGCATAGGCCAGGTCAAAGGTGGACTGAATGCGCAGACCTGA
- a CDS encoding YqaA family protein — protein sequence MTSSSQHDRDDVQSWLDRVLKSRHSPLAMGGLSFLESTVLAVPLELILVPYLLANRHRLWWIATLVTLGCLVGALCGYLAGMAAYNTVGIWIIEQFGWQQVAQEFESEIRQNGFLAILLVGITPVPFQIAMLTAGASEYSLPLFLLASGIARGIRYFGLALLVFLFGERIEGLLKKWRIRKRTLIAILFLVALVLTLFFTLAP from the coding sequence ATGACATCTTCCAGCCAGCATGATCGCGATGATGTCCAGTCCTGGCTGGATCGCGTCCTCAAATCACGCCATTCGCCACTTGCCATGGGCGGACTCTCCTTCCTGGAAAGCACCGTCCTGGCCGTACCGCTGGAACTGATTCTGGTTCCCTATCTTCTGGCCAACCGTCATCGCCTCTGGTGGATTGCCACGCTGGTGACTCTTGGCTGCCTGGTGGGCGCGCTCTGTGGCTACCTGGCTGGCATGGCGGCCTATAACACCGTGGGCATCTGGATAATCGAGCAGTTCGGTTGGCAGCAGGTCGCACAGGAGTTTGAAAGCGAAATCAGGCAGAACGGTTTCCTGGCAATCCTGTTGGTTGGAATCACCCCCGTGCCTTTCCAGATTGCCATGTTGACGGCTGGCGCCAGTGAATACTCCCTGCCTCTTTTTTTGCTCGCCTCGGGTATCGCCAGAGGCATTCGCTACTTCGGTCTGGCTCTACTGGTTTTTCTTTTCGGAGAGAGGATCGAAGGTCTTCTGAAGAAATGGCGCATACGCAAACGAACCCTGATCGCCATCCTGTTTTTGGTAGCCCTTGTACTGACCCTCTTTTTCACGCTTGCGCCATGA